The Altererythrobacter sp. ZODW24 genome window below encodes:
- a CDS encoding TIGR02300 family protein: MVKPEWGTKRSCPKCGTRFYDLGKDDPVVCIECENTWDPEPVLKSKQPIPFEENEKKKDKAADSDLADDEDLDDIDDGEDSPDNDVDLGGDDDLGVTKGKGDDDDKPES; the protein is encoded by the coding sequence ATGGTCAAGCCAGAATGGGGCACGAAGCGTAGCTGCCCGAAATGCGGCACTCGCTTCTATGATCTCGGAAAAGACGATCCGGTTGTTTGCATCGAATGCGAAAACACTTGGGATCCAGAGCCTGTTCTGAAGAGCAAGCAGCCTATTCCGTTCGAAGAGAACGAGAAGAAGAAGGACAAGGCAGCAGATAGCGACCTGGCTGATGATGAAGATCTGGACGATATCGACGACGGCGAAGATTCGCCTGACAATGATGTCGATCTCGGCGGCGACGATGACCTTGGCGTGACCAAGGGCAAGGGCGACGACGACGACAAGCCTGAAAGTTAA